In the genome of Raphanus sativus cultivar WK10039 chromosome 9, ASM80110v3, whole genome shotgun sequence, the window AGTACTTGATGTTCCTCAAGCTCGATCTTGGCTTCTTTCTCATTTCATTGATGTCAAGAACAGCTTGTTATTGTATAGAACCAGGTTGGTTCAGGTCTTGTTTTACAGATTTAGCTGTTGAAGACATTCCAGTGACCATGGAACGAATTAGAAAAGAGTGTTATTTGTTCAATGGACATTTTGGAGTTGGTAAGCCATTGTAATTTTGTCAATGGACATATTCTTTTGAGGAAGTTGTTATAAGTTTGGAGAATAAGTAATAATTAGAAGTATCGTTTGAATTTGCATAAAAAAAGGAAACGGGAGTTCAATATCGCATCTATTTGTACAATTATAAGAGTTTTTCTTCTAAAGAAGCTTCAGCCTCGGTTGGTATTTTTTCCATTCATGTCCTTGTATCATTTGGTTGCAGAATCTCTCAGCTCCACTCTTTGTAAATTCCTGCTAGTTCATCCAGGCAAGTGTAATTAAATTTAGCTACGACTCAATACCTTACGAGCAGTTATGGATGTATAAAAGAAAAGTTAGAGAAGATATCTGATGAGAGTTTCTTACCATGGAAGGATTGTATTTTCTCATTGCAACAGCTCTTCTCATATAGCTTCTCTTTCTACTCAGCATTATCAGCTCCCCGAGTGTCTGCGGTATCTTCACAGGTAAGCCAATCTTCATGTTATCAGAATCTTCAGTAAGCTTCACCTCTTCATGCAATGGACGAGTAGAGTCCCGAGCACCCTCAGAACCAGCCGCTTCAACCTTTTCCTGTGGGAGAAGACGTGGAAAGATCTTTTCCAAGAAGGAAGCTCCCACGAGGCTGGAAGCTCCTGTCATGTAGCTGCTCGCACTGTCATCAGATTCATAACCTGGAGATGTCAGGTTGTCATCCACAGCAATAGCACCTGATATGGGTACAGAGCTGAAGGAGTCACTGCTTGCGTCATCATAAGTATCGCTGCTGGTTTCAACCTCACCAGTATCGTACATGGGAGGTGGTGGTAGTGGTAGCGGTTGATCCATCGGGTCACGTGGGTTGAAATCAACAAAGCAAGGGTATGGTTGTCCAGGAGTTTGTTCCCAGTCGAATGGAACCGAGGTAACCAGCTTAACCGGAACTGGAACCGGAGGTGGTAACGGATGAGGAGTCGTGACGGTTTCTGAAGGTGGCTGTGGAAGCTTAGGTGGGTCGGTTGTGGAATAAGGGACCGGTTTACCAGGAGTCTCTTCCCAACGAAAAGGAACCGAAGTGACCAGCTTCACCGGGACTGGTATAGggggaggaagaggaggaggagaaggcaCGAAAGTGGCTAATGAAGGTTGCCAGTTCTTCTTTGGGAAGCCAGGTCGTTCTTCCCAAACAAAAGGCACAGAAGGAGGCTGTCTAAGTTGTTTTCGAGGTGGTGGCTCTGTTTCTTGAGGTTCCATTTGGGACGTTTGCTTGTCTAATTCTGAAGTTTGGTCGGGTGTATTTATAAGCTTTGTATATGGGGTTTAATTGAGAAGATGTTGTGTTTAGTAAGAGTCAAACCACTTTGGGTTGAAGCATGCGTTGTTGGATTAGAGCCAACTATTTTCTTTTGGGTTATCATGAATACCCACCTAAACCATTTGGTGTCGTGTCACAAGTTTTATAGTTACATTTCACAATATGATCCATTATTCTTATCGTTTTGTTGAAACGAAGGGGGAGTTTTTGTCAACATTTGGAGGCTTTTAGTTTGGCATAATCAGTTCAACATCCACTTAAACTCTTGTTTTGTTGAAACATTTGGAGGCCTTAATATGAATTAACACTAGGGTTATAAAATCCGACcaaattttgatttctcatccataatataaatatttattatcatatgcttttattaacatttgtatattttctgtaacaaaaactttaaaccattaatcccaattttttatatgataatttttcaatacaaatttcaaaattaacatatttatatatttttatcgtacatattataatttaaatatatgaatatatattaaatgaaaattcaTATTCATACGATTTTAcgatcatttgtatttttttataacaaaaaaatcattcattcaCAACAAAAGTTTCaaagtaatattttaacatttttagtaacttatagtcatttaaaaaatcaaaatataacatataagaaaaaaatctaatttttattatatgtatgatgtgattgtttaatttcttttaataaaataaaattaaacaaagatGAGAGAGgatacaaaaaatgttatcaaatctttattattcataattagtaaTTATCAtgaatattttaatcatattaggtaactccgtagcttttatttaagtaaaaaaattgagaatattattttatacactaacattcaattaattaatttaataaaaaatataatatatatttagatgaatAAACCTATTTTCTAAGGATTCTAA includes:
- the LOC108826185 gene encoding vegetative cell wall protein gp1 produces the protein MEPQETEPPPRKQLRQPPSVPFVWEERPGFPKKNWQPSLATFVPSPPPLPPPIPVPVKLVTSVPFRWEETPGKPVPYSTTDPPKLPQPPSETVTTPHPLPPPVPVPVKLVTSVPFDWEQTPGQPYPCFVDFNPRDPMDQPLPLPPPPMYDTGEVETSSDTYDDASSDSFSSVPISGAIAVDDNLTSPGYESDDSASSYMTGASSLVGASFLEKIFPRLLPQEKVEAAGSEGARDSTRPLHEEVKLTEDSDNMKIGLPVKIPQTLGELIMLSRKRSYMRRAVAMRKYNPSMEFTKSGAERFCNQMIQGHEWKKYQPRLKLL